The genomic region GCAGCGACAGCATGGCGCTGAAGGGGAAGCCCTTCGAGTTGGAGAGGAACAGCGAGAAGCTGTCCTTGAACTGGGGGGCGTGGACGTCGGGAGGACTGCCGTGGCCGGCAAGGCCGCGCGGCCCGGTACCCGGGATGGACGGGTTCTGCGTGGTGTTGAGGAAGTCGCCAGGGTTCACGCCGTGGCCCGTCATTCCGCCGACCAGGGTGCCGTCCGCGGCCTTGTGAAAGAAGTTCACCCCCATCTCCCGGAGTCCGGACCGGGAGACCTCGGCGAACCGCACCTCGAGTTGCACCTGCTGGTTCCCGGTCACCTGCACCAGGTTCGCCACCTGGCGGCTGTGGAGGCGCGCCACCGCGGCGATGCGCTCGGGGAGCCGGACGTCGCTCACCTCACCCGACACCACGACCAGCTCGCCCGCGCCCGAGACCTCCACCTTCTCGGAAGGGAAGAGCTCCTTCAGCTGACTCCGGAGCGCGTCGAGGTTGCGGGTCACCTGGAGCGCGACGACCAGCGGCTGGTTGTCGCGGTTCCAGAGGGTCAGATCGGTGTTGCCGATCCCCTTGGCGGTCAGGAGGACCTGGGAGGGCGTGACGACCTTCAGATCGGCGATGGTCGGATCGGCGACCGAGACCCGCGCGATCTGCTCGGAGATGAGCAGGAGCCGGTTCTGCCCGGCCTCGAGCGCCAGGGCGCGGGCGGCGCCGACCTCGCGATCGATCCGGAGCTGCGGGATTCCGGCGAGCGGGGCGGGGCCGGCGGGCGGCGGCGCGGCGAGGGTGAGTTGCGGGGCAAGCGTCGCGAGCAGGATGATGAAGGCGAGCTTCATGGCTTCGCCTCCTTTCGGGCAAAGTCGCGTTTCTCGAAGAGATCGCCGCGGAGGATCTCGACGACCTGCCCCGGCTCGGCCGCCGCGGGCGCCGTGGCGGGCCTTGCGTGGCGGACGGCGCGCCGGGTCGGCCGGGGCTCGGACTTCGCGACCACCCTCGTCTCCGAGGAGGGCGGCGGCGCTCCGAGGAGCGCGCCCGGCACGACGCCCTGCGTCTCGACGAGCTCGTCGTCGTTGCTGGGTCGCAGCACGAGCACGACGTGCCCCTTGGCCGCCGCAAGCGCCAGCCGCTCTGCCTCCTCCTCGTCCACCTCGAGGGTGGCCACGGTCACGAGGGTGGCCTTCTCGAGCTCCCGGCCGCGGTGCTCCAGCTCCTTGCCGACCGCCAGCACCTTGAGGTTCTGCAGGACCGCCTTGGAGACGAAGGGCGCGCTGCCACTGTCGCTGGGGCGCATCGTCACGATGACGTCCACGTGATCGCCCGGGTGGAGGAACCCGGCCACGCCCACGACCTCGTCCACCTTCACGGCCATGGCGCGTTGGCCCGGCGCGAGGAGCGACGCGAGTCCGTAGCCCGCCTCGGGCGTCGCCAGCTTCGAGAGCAGGACCGGCTCGCCCTTCGCGATGCGCTCGTGGACCACCCGGCCGTCCAGCTGCTTCGGATCGGTGGCGATTCCCTGAGGCGCCGACCCGGCGGGCCAGTCCACCACCTTGAGCGACGACTCGGAGACGATGGTCGCGATCGGCAGGTCGGCGTCGGCCACCACCACCTTGACCGTCGGAACGCGCATGGCCGCGGTGCGCGCGTCGAGATACCGCGTCAACAGGAACGCCGCCGAGCTGGCCGCGACCAGGGCCACGACGAGGAACAGGAGCGCCCGGACCGCGGAGCGCCTCGACACCTTCTCGTTCCGCCGGGGATTGTTCTCGGGTGAGTCGTTCATGTTGCTCCTCCGGCAGTGGCGCTCACCGTCGCATCTCGGCGAGCGCCTTGGCGCCAGCAGGGATGAGCGGTTGTTTCAGGAAACCCGTGATGGATCCGGTCTTGCCGATCGGATAGGCGATGCTGACCCGGACCGAGTCCACCCCGCTGGCGGTGACGAGCTGGGCGGTGACGGTCGGAGCCGACTTGAGTCCGCTGTTCGAGAGGTACGTCTTGCTGACCGTCGAGGCGGTGCTGGCGGCGTCCTTCTTCACGGCGATGCTGCCCGCCCTCGCGCCCTCGCGGGCCGCGTTGGTGACGATCTCCTCGACGAAGAAGTAGTAGCCCCAGTCGATCGCTCCGAGCAGGACGAGGAAGAGCACCGGCAAGACGAGCGCGAACTCCACGGCGGCTGCACCGTGAGACCTGCTCGGAGGCGCGGTTCGGCGACTCATGAGCTCACCTCACCGAGAGCGCGGCGAGCGCTCCGGCTGCGATGGCGACCGAGTAGGGGACCGTGAGGCCGGCCCCGCCCCGCATCGCCGCCGAGCGCCAGCTCGCAGCGGCGAGCGCCGGGGGCGCGACGAGAGCCCGCCGGTCCAGGAACCAGGTCGCGAGCGAGACCACGCCTCCGGCCAGCGCCGAGGCGAGGAGAAAGACGATGGTCTCCGCCGGACCGAGCCAGAGCGCGGCGGAGGCGGCCACCTTGAGGTCACCCCCGCCCATGAGGCCGCGTCTCCAGGGGACGACCAGCAGCGCGCCCACCGCGAGGCCGCAGACGAGACCCGCGCCCACGGCGGCGACGCCGCCGCGAAGCCCCTGCGCGACGAGCCCGGCGGCCGCGATGCACGCTGGCAGGGCGTTCGGTACGCGCCGCTCGGCGACGTCCCACGCCCCTGCCAGCGCCAGGAGGGCCGCCAACAATTCCAGGTGAAGGGCCGAATGGCCCATCGATGCCT from Anaeromyxobacter paludicola harbors:
- a CDS encoding type II and III secretion system protein family protein yields the protein MKLAFIILLATLAPQLTLAAPPPAGPAPLAGIPQLRIDREVGAARALALEAGQNRLLLISEQIARVSVADPTIADLKVVTPSQVLLTAKGIGNTDLTLWNRDNQPLVVALQVTRNLDALRSQLKELFPSEKVEVSGAGELVVVSGEVSDVRLPERIAAVARLHSRQVANLVQVTGNQQVQLEVRFAEVSRSGLREMGVNFFHKAADGTLVGGMTGHGVNPGDFLNTTQNPSIPGTGPRGLAGHGSPPDVHAPQFKDSFSLFLSNSKGFPFSAMLSLLESNGLAKTLAEPTLVTLTGQEAQFLAGGELPIPLASTFGQVAVEWKKFGIVLNFTPTVIASNTIHLKLKAEVSDIDNSLAVSVGGTTIPGLTSRQSETTVRLGDGQSFAIAGLLSDRVRSTIDRVPVLGQIPILGALFRSTQFRRDETELLVLVTARLAEPVAPHEAPHLPTDFELNDPSDAQLFLLGLDGSPVDVTEAPGDSRGAAGPRGFTH
- the cpaB gene encoding Flp pilus assembly protein CpaB: MNDSPENNPRRNEKVSRRSAVRALLFLVVALVAASSAAFLLTRYLDARTAAMRVPTVKVVVADADLPIATIVSESSLKVVDWPAGSAPQGIATDPKQLDGRVVHERIAKGEPVLLSKLATPEAGYGLASLLAPGQRAMAVKVDEVVGVAGFLHPGDHVDVIVTMRPSDSGSAPFVSKAVLQNLKVLAVGKELEHRGRELEKATLVTVATLEVDEEEAERLALAAAKGHVVLVLRPSNDDELVETQGVVPGALLGAPPPSSETRVVAKSEPRPTRRAVRHARPATAPAAAEPGQVVEILRGDLFEKRDFARKEAKP
- a CDS encoding TadE/TadG family type IV pilus assembly protein; amino-acid sequence: MEFALVLPVLFLVLLGAIDWGYYFFVEEIVTNAAREGARAGSIAVKKDAASTASTVSKTYLSNSGLKSAPTVTAQLVTASGVDSVRVSIAYPIGKTGSITGFLKQPLIPAGAKALAEMRR
- a CDS encoding A24 family peptidase, which codes for MAALLALAGAWDVAERRVPNALPACIAAAGLVAQGLRGGVAAVGAGLVCGLAVGALLVVPWRRGLMGGGDLKVAASAALWLGPAETIVFLLASALAGGVVSLATWFLDRRALVAPPALAAASWRSAAMRGGAGLTVPYSVAIAAGALAALSVR